One region of Armigeres subalbatus isolate Guangzhou_Male chromosome 3, GZ_Asu_2, whole genome shotgun sequence genomic DNA includes:
- the LOC134226884 gene encoding nuclear receptor-binding factor 2-like, translated as MENSFLNMAHVYGRRAEHHSKHRRFDEAIENHRKAASYIEEALKIAPQSAVVIESLQLQRKYHQKQVEFVRHRKQQYERYMKALEYQRKRNPEFLAKQLEKMDKYSELQVAIYQNLDETDSLLETMAQNSNEHRMPAVEDLITLNHSLHVLVHRMTQNIDEYVTENETLKETLNLYRNDAGDKTAANRRLDREHNVRIASVETDRDVMEVNDYHQKGLPALAPLELPTFDLPEFEGN; from the exons ATGGAGAATTCATTCCtcaacatg GCTCACGTTTATGGCCGAAGAGCGGAACATCACTCGAAGCACCGACGATTTGATGAAGCCATCGAAAACCATCGCAAGGCAGCGTCCTACATTGAGGAAGCATTAAAAATTGCTCCCCAGTCTGCTGTCGTCATTGAATCTCTCCAACTGCAGCGTAAATATCACCAGAAGCAAGTTGAATTTGTGCGCCACAGAAAGCAACAATACGAACGCTATATGAAGGCTCTGGAATACCAGCGAAAGAGGAATCCGGAGTTCTTGGCGAAGCAGCTGGAGAAGATGGATAAGTACAGCGAACTACAGGTTGCAATCTATCAGAACTTGGATGAAACCGATAGCTTGCTGGAAACGATGGCGCAAAATTCTAACGAACACAGGATGCCCGCTGTGGAGGATCTGATCACCTTGAACCATTCCCTGCATGTGTTAGTGCATCGAATGACGCAAAATATCGACGAATATGTCACGGAAAACGAGACGCTTAAGGAAACTCTTAATTTGTATAGAAATGACGCTGGGGACAAAACGGCCGCTAACAGGAGATTGGATAGGGAACATAATGTGCGCATAGCATCTGTGGAAACGGACCGTGACGTAATGGAAGTGAATGATTATCATCAGAAGGGTCTACCAGCGTTGGCGCCTCTTGAGCTACCTACATTTGACCTGCCGGAGTTCGAGGGCAATTAA